A window from Symphalangus syndactylus isolate Jambi chromosome 22, NHGRI_mSymSyn1-v2.1_pri, whole genome shotgun sequence encodes these proteins:
- the SCNN1D gene encoding amiloride-sensitive sodium channel subunit delta: protein MRRGPGMERPGPLETRRRVGLQGAQSSLVQGPESDTRGIALQPTPLHPPLQEPSQPQDAPAPAPSPCRGLPSPGMPLTSPWTDCRKRGALRPLHLSLTPDTLGGSGGHRLHPASELPAAPAMAEHQSKDGRMEAATRGGSHLQAAAQTPPRPGPPSAPPQPPKEGHQEGLVELPASFRELITFFCTNATIHGAIHLVCSRGNRLKTTSWGLLSLGALVALCWQLGLLFERHWHRPVLMAVSVHSERKLLPLVTLCDGNPRRPSPVLRHLELLDEFARENIDALYSVNFSKGRAALSAAVPRREPHFHLDQEIRLQRLSHSGSRVRVGFRLCNSTGGDCFYRSYASGVAAVQDWYHFHYVDILALLPAAWEDSHGSQDDHFVLSCSYDGTDCQARQFRTFHHPTYGSCYTVDGIWTAQRPGITHGVGLVLRVEQQPHLPLLSTRAGIKVMVHGRNHTPFLGHHSFSIRPGTEATISIREDEVHRLGSPYGHCMAGREGVEVELLYNTSYTRQACLVSCFQQLMVETCSCGYYLHPLPAGAEYCSSARHPAWGHCFYRLYQDLETHRLPCTSRCPRPCRESAFKLSTGTSRWPSAKSAGWTLAALGEQGLPRQSHRQRSNLAKVNIVYQELNYRSVEEAPVYSVPQLLSAMGSLCSLWFGASVLSLLELLELLLDASALTLLLGGRRLHRAWFSWPRASPASGASTIKPEASQMPTPAGGTSDHLGPSRPHLPRMMLPGVLARVSAEESWAGTQPLETLDT, encoded by the exons ATGCGGCGCGGCCCGGGCATGGAGCGTCCCGGGCCCCTGGAGACTCGGCGGAGGGTTGGGCTCCAGGGAGCTCAGAGCTCTCTCGTTCAGGGACCCGAGAGTGACACGCGTGGGATTGCTTTGCAACCCACACCCCTGCACCCTCCCCTGCAGGAGCCTTCCCAGCCCCAGGACGCCCCCGCCCCAGCACCATCCCCCTGCAGGGGCCTGCCCAGCCCCGGGATGCCCCTGACCTCCCCTTGGACAGACTGCAGAAAGCGCGGGGCGCTGCGTCCTCTCCACCTCTCTCTGACCCCAGACACATTGGGAGGGAGCG GAGGCCACAGGCTCCATCCTGCTTCAGAGCTGCCAGCGGCCCCCGCAATGGCTGAGCACCAAAGCAAGGACGGGAGAATGGAAGCAGCCACACGGGGGGGCTCCCACCTCCAG GCTGCAGCCCAGACGCCCCCCAGGCCAGGGCCACCATCAGCACCACCGCAGCCGCCCAAGGAGGGGCACCAGGAGGGGCTGGTGGAGCTGCCCGCCTCGTTCCGGGAGCTGATCACCTTCTTCTGCACCAACGCCACCATCCACGGCGCCATCCACCTGGTCTGCTCCCGTGGGAACCGCCTCAAGACGACGTCCTGGGGGCTGTTGTCCCTGGGAGCCCTGGTCGCGCTCTGCTGGCAGCTGGGGCTCCTCTTTGAGCGTCACTGGCACCGCCCGGTCCTCATGGCTGTCTCTGTGCACTCAGAGCGCAAGCTGCTCCCGCTGGTCACCCTGTGTGACGGGAACCCACGCCG GCCGAGTCCGGTCCTCCGCCATCTGGAGCTGCTGGACGAGTTTGCCAGGGAGAACATTGACGCCCTGTACAGTGTCAACTTCAGCAAAGGCAGAGCCGCCCTCTCCGCCGCTGTCCCCCGCCGCGAGCCCCACTTCCACCTGGACCAGGAGATCCGTCTGCAGAGGCTGAGCCACTCAGGCAGCCGGGTCAGAGTGGGGTTCAGACTG tgCAACAGCACGGGCGGCGACTGCTTTTACCGCAGCTACGCGTCAGGCGTGGCAGCCGTCCAGGACTGGTACCACTTCCACTATGTGGATATCCTGGCCCTGCTGCCTGCGGCGTGGGAGGACAGCCACGGGAGCCAGGACGACCACTTCGTCCTCTCCTGCAGTTACGATGGCACGGACTGCCAGGCGCG ACAGTTCCGGACCTTCCACCACCCCACCTACGGCAGCTGCTACACGGTCGATGGCATCTGGACAGCTCAGCGCCCCGGCATCACCCACG gagTCGGCCTGGTCCTCAGGGTTGAGCAGCAGCCTCACCTCCCTCTGCTGTCCACGCGGGCCGGCATCAAGGTCATGGTTCACGGCCGTAACCACACGCCCTTCCTGGGGCACCACAGCTTCAGTATCCGGCCAGGGACGGAGGCCACCATCAGCATCCGAGAG GATGAGGTGCACCGGCTCGGGAGCCCCTACGGCCACTGCATGGCAGGCAGGGAAGGCGTGGAGGTGGAGCTGCTATACAACACCTCCTACACCAGGCAG GCCTGCCTGGTGTCCTGCTTCCAGCAGCTGATGGTGGAGACCTGCTCCTGTGGCTACTACCTCCACCCTCTGCCGGCGGGGGCTGAGTACTGCAGCTCTGCCCGGCACCCTGCCTGGG GACACTGCTTCTACCGCCTCTACCAGGACCTGGAGACCCACCGGCTCCCCTGTACCTCCCGCTGCCCCAGGCCCTGCAG GGAGTCTGCATTCAAGCTCTCCACTGGGACCTCCAGGTGGCCTTCCGCCAAGTCAGCT GGCTGGACTCTGGCTGCGCTAGGTGAACAGGGGCTGCCGCGTCAGAGCCACAGACAGAG GAGCAACCTGGCCAAAGTCAACATTGTCTACCAGGAGCTCAACTACCGCTCAGTGGAGGAGGCGCCTGTGTATTCG GTGCCGCAGCTGCTCTCGGCCATGGGCAGCCTCTGCAGCCTGTGGTTTGGGGCCTCTGTCCTCTCCCTCCTGGAGCTCCTGGAGCTGCTGCTCGACGCTTCTGCCCTCACCCTGCTGCTAGGTGGCCGCCGGCTCCACAGGGCGTGGTTCTCCTGGCCCAGAGCCAGCCCTGCCTCAGGGGCGTCCACCATCAAGCCAGAGGCCAGTCAGATGCCCACGCCTGCAGGTGGGACGTCAGACCACCTGGGGCCCAGCAGGCCTCATCTCCCACGGATGATGCTTCCAGGGGTTCTGGCGAGAGTCTCAGCTGAAGAGAGTTGGGCTGGGACCCAGCCCCTTGAGACTCTGGACACCTGA